The genomic DNA CCGCTATCTCTATCTGTCGTCGCTCAAGTACCAGAACGCCGACCTCTTTTACCGCCTGCTCATCGACAATGCGAAGGAGCTCATGCCTCTGGTGTACACTCCCACCATTGGTGACGTGTGTCTTCAGTATTCTACTCTCTACACCCGCCCCGAGGCGCTCTACATCTCCATCAAGCAGCGCAAGTCGATAAAGACGATCCTCAAGAACTGGCCATATCCAAATCCCGAGATCTGCGTCGTGACAGACGGGTCTCGCATCCTGGGCCTGGGCGATCTGGGCGTCAATGGCGTTGGCATTCCGGTAAGTCACGTCGGCAAAAGCTGTGGACGGACGCAGCGGGGTCCCGGTGGGCTGGTTGGCTAATTTACATGCATCAGATCGGCAAGCTAGCCCTGtacacggcggcggcgggtaTCCACCCGGATAAGACGCTCCCCATCGTTCTCGACTGCGGAACGGCCAACGAGACCAACCTCAAGGATCCGCTGTACCTGGGTCTGCGCTCGAAGCGGCCCTCGGTGGCCGAGCAGCAGGAGTTTATGGACGAGTTCATgactgccgctgccgaggtCTATCCTGAAATGGTGGTGCAGTTTGAGGATTTCGAGTCAGAAAAGGCCTTCAACTACCTGGACCGGTATCGGAACAAGTACAAGTGCTTCAATGACGACATCCAGGGCACTGGCGCTGTTGTTCTCGGAGGGTAAGTTTTGGCCTCGCCGAAGGATCCGCAATTTTTGCTATTGCTAACCTGTTTTGCAGCTACATTGGTGCCGTGAATCTTTCCGGCGTTCCTCTCGAGGAGCAGCGCCTCGTCTTCATGGGCGCTGGCTCTGCCGGTGTCGGTGTCGCCAAGCAGCTTGTAGAGTACTACACCAAGCGTGGTCTCTCCGAGCAGGCGGCCAAGGACAAGTTCTGGCTTGTCGACACCAAGGGCCTCGTGACCAAGGACCGCGGTGACAAGCTCGCCGAGCACAAGAAGTACTTTGCTCGCGGCGACAACAACGGCCTCCAGTTCAAGTCTCTTGAGGAGGTTATCGAGTACGTCAAGCCGACCGCTCTTGTTGGCTTGACTGCCACCTTTGGCGTCTTCACCGAGTCTGTCGTCCGTGCCCTCAAGGCTTCTGTGGACGCCGGTGGTCTCGGCCGCAGACCCATTCTCTTCCCTctcagcaaccccctcaccaaggCCGAGTGCACTTTCGAGCAGGCCGTCACCTGGACTGATGGCACCGTCATCTTTGCCTCTGGCTCTCCCTTTTCTCAGTtcaccatcaagctcggcaGCGACCAGGCCATCACCTACTACCCCAACCAGGGCAACAACGTCTATGTCTTCCCTGGCATCGGCCTCGgcgccatcctcgccaagGCCACCCGTGTCACCGACAACATGATCTAcacctctgctgctgcccttgCCGGTTCCCTGAACGCCGAGGAGGTGCACAAGGGTCTGATCTACCCCCGCATTGAGCGCGTGCGTGATGCCAGCGTGATTGTTGCCCGCGAGGTGATGAAGGCTGCGCGTCGGGATGGTGTGAGTGCCCTGCCCGAGGAGCAATGGCTTACCTGGGAGGAGTGGGGTGACCCGGCTCTTGATAAGTATATCAAGGAGCATATTTATGACCCTGCTCTTTAAGTGTTTGTTTTTCGGGGAGGGGCGGGTATTGAAATTGGGAGTCTATAATGACTGGATGAAGCtgggttgggagagggaggggggagtgcATTACTGGCGTTGTTTACTTTCAGGGAAGGACTTAGCTtagcctttttttctttctttttttcttttctgttttctttgcTTCTGCTTGCCCCTTGGTATGAGCATTGCGGGGATTATAATgggcttcttttttttgcgGTTATCTCTTTTTCTAATGAATGATATCCCAACGAAGAGTTGAGGAGACCAAGTTTCACACACAAGATTTGGTTTTTGGATGGACTACAATGGATGGCAGAGTGCATGGAAAACGGGAGGTTTCTGAggcaagacaagacaagacaagacaagattACAGTTGTTGGATGTGGCGGTGTCAAGTGAGCGTGCAAGCGCGGAATAGATAAAAAGAGGGAGGAATC from Podospora pseudoanserina strain CBS 124.78 chromosome 2, whole genome shotgun sequence includes the following:
- a CDS encoding hypothetical protein (COG:C; EggNog:ENOG503NWPS), which codes for MASYAPSASSSDISTPRSTSPSSSSVASARSSHSSISTSKRMSISSSRRISAANPMSSVDIAAIEEAMRMANLDTLRGYQQKTYGEVKQFAETQYLSQNQALGYQVINEPMWNKGLSFTPEQRIAKNLTGLIPHVMEDSGKQCERALKMIRTRQTNIDRYLYLSSLKYQNADLFYRLLIDNAKELMPLVYTPTIGDVCLQYSTLYTRPEALYISIKQRKSIKTILKNWPYPNPEICVVTDGSRILGLGDLGVNGVGIPIGKLALYTAAAGIHPDKTLPIVLDCGTANETNLKDPLYLGLRSKRPSVAEQQEFMDEFMTAAAEVYPEMVVQFEDFESEKAFNYLDRYRNKYKCFNDDIQGTGAVVLGGYIGAVNLSGVPLEEQRLVFMGAGSAGVGVAKQLVEYYTKRGLSEQAAKDKFWLVDTKGLVTKDRGDKLAEHKKYFARGDNNGLQFKSLEEVIEYVKPTALVGLTATFGVFTESVVRALKASVDAGGLGRRPILFPLSNPLTKAECTFEQAVTWTDGTVIFASGSPFSQFTIKLGSDQAITYYPNQGNNVYVFPGIGLGAILAKATRVTDNMIYTSAAALAGSLNAEEVHKGLIYPRIERVRDASVIVAREVMKAARRDGVSALPEEQWLTWEEWGDPALDKYIKEHIYDPAL